A single region of the Pseudomonadota bacterium genome encodes:
- a CDS encoding ROK family protein, with product MRIGIDVGGTKIIAGIVDGSGSVTYRKKIPTDKERGYKGIMEGITGLVSDVIREKGIEKQEIERIGIASAGQIDKDSKNIIFSPNLGLHNVPLRDDIEKACGIETFIENDVNAATYGEWKFGLNGKPDDVLGIFVGTGIGGGLIIDRKLYRGFSGVGGEVGHITLNPYGYRCRCGNSGCFEAYCGGSYIVERVKKEIRGGYRGKIWDVINGNIEMLHAGHIEEAYLIGDDLCGKIWQEVIVYMGTALASLINLLNPEIIVLGGGVIYGTKYLVDETKQVMEKRAMPASLKGLRVEKARFGEEAAVMGAAFIEE from the coding sequence ATGAGAATAGGTATTGATGTGGGAGGAACGAAGATAATAGCCGGTATTGTGGATGGAAGTGGTAGTGTAACGTACAGAAAAAAGATTCCAACAGACAAGGAGAGAGGATACAAAGGCATCATGGAGGGTATTACTGGTTTGGTGAGTGATGTTATAAGGGAAAAGGGGATTGAAAAACAGGAAATAGAAAGGATAGGTATAGCATCAGCAGGCCAGATAGACAAAGATTCTAAAAATATTATATTCTCGCCTAACCTGGGATTACATAATGTCCCCTTAAGGGATGATATAGAGAAGGCATGCGGCATAGAAACATTTATCGAGAACGATGTAAATGCGGCTACATACGGAGAATGGAAGTTTGGTTTGAACGGGAAACCTGATGATGTACTTGGTATATTTGTTGGAACCGGCATTGGTGGTGGGCTGATAATAGATAGAAAACTGTACAGGGGGTTCTCGGGTGTTGGGGGAGAGGTTGGACATATTACACTGAATCCCTATGGATATAGATGCCGCTGTGGAAATTCAGGGTGTTTTGAGGCATACTGCGGGGGTTCATATATAGTAGAGAGGGTAAAAAAGGAAATAAGAGGAGGGTATAGAGGTAAAATCTGGGATGTGATAAATGGGAACATAGAGATGTTACACGCCGGCCACATTGAAGAAGCCTATCTTATTGGGGATGATTTGTGTGGAAAAATATGGCAGGAAGTGATTGTATATATGGGCACAGCGCTTGCAAGTCTTATTAATCTACTAAATCCTGAAATTATTGTTTTAGGCGGAGGGGTGATTTACGGGACGAAGTATCTTGTTGATGAGACAAAACAAGTGATGGAAAAGAGGGCAATGCCGGCTTCTCTAAAGGGTTTACGGGTAGAGAAGGCAAGGTTTGGAGAAGAGGCGGCTGTTATGGGTGCGGCATTTATAGAGGAATAG
- a CDS encoding phosphomannomutase/phosphoglucomutase: protein MNKEIFREYDIRGRVDEDLTDEVVRDIGRAFAAYMSERGKKNASIARDCRLSSEHFRNLVVEGMMEGGLNVIDLGLVPTPLFYFSLFNLEIDGGIMITGSHNPPEFNGFKVAYGKTTLFGEEIQYIGKIIEEKRFVHGEGSCKEYKGIVEEYYNFLRSNIKLKKCFRVVIDAGNGTAGAFASPIMKEMGQEVIELFCDMDGHFPNHFPDPTVEKNIETLRKTVLDKRADVGIGYDGDGDRIGVIDNEGNIIWGDYLMIIFARDILKENKGAYFVSEVKCSQNLFEDVEKHGGKPIMWKAGHSLIKQKMKEVGALLGGEMSGHMFFADKFFGFDDAIYSSLRLLEIMGKDERPVSEYLKDVPKMYSTPEIRLDCPDNVKFGVVKRLTEYYRDRFKIIDIDGVRVILEDGWGLVRSSNTQPVLVLRFEAISGQALERIKEMVMNDLSMIMKEYKTKN from the coding sequence ATGAACAAGGAGATATTCAGGGAATATGATATAAGGGGCAGGGTTGATGAAGACCTGACTGACGAGGTTGTCAGGGATATTGGCAGGGCGTTTGCTGCGTATATGTCCGAAAGAGGAAAGAAGAATGCATCCATTGCGAGGGATTGCCGGTTGAGCTCCGAGCACTTCAGAAACCTTGTTGTTGAAGGTATGATGGAAGGGGGCTTGAATGTTATAGACCTGGGTCTTGTACCCACTCCGTTATTTTATTTCTCCCTCTTTAATCTTGAGATAGATGGTGGAATAATGATAACTGGAAGTCATAATCCACCTGAATTTAATGGTTTTAAGGTAGCATATGGAAAAACCACCCTCTTTGGAGAAGAGATACAGTATATAGGTAAAATCATTGAAGAAAAAAGATTTGTCCATGGAGAAGGTTCATGTAAGGAGTATAAAGGTATTGTTGAAGAATACTACAACTTCTTAAGAAGCAACATAAAGCTAAAGAAGTGCTTCAGGGTTGTAATCGATGCAGGCAATGGAACTGCAGGGGCCTTTGCATCCCCCATTATGAAAGAGATGGGACAGGAGGTAATTGAGCTTTTCTGCGATATGGATGGACACTTTCCCAACCATTTTCCAGACCCGACAGTAGAAAAGAATATCGAGACACTAAGAAAAACGGTACTTGATAAAAGAGCTGATGTGGGTATTGGCTATGATGGTGATGGTGATAGAATTGGTGTTATCGACAATGAGGGAAACATTATCTGGGGTGATTATCTCATGATAATATTTGCAAGAGATATATTAAAGGAAAACAAGGGTGCATATTTTGTTTCAGAAGTAAAATGTTCTCAGAATTTATTTGAAGATGTGGAGAAACATGGAGGTAAACCCATCATGTGGAAGGCAGGTCACTCCCTCATAAAACAAAAGATGAAGGAAGTAGGGGCCCTTCTTGGTGGGGAGATGAGTGGACATATGTTTTTTGCTGACAAGTTTTTTGGATTCGATGATGCGATATACTCATCTTTGAGATTACTTGAAATTATGGGGAAAGATGAAAGACCTGTCTCTGAATATCTGAAGGATGTGCCCAAAATGTATTCTACCCCGGAGATAAGGCTTGATTGTCCTGATAATGTAAAGTTTGGAGTTGTAAAAAGGTTGACTGAATATTATAGGGATAGGTTTAAGATAATCGATATAGATGGTGTAAGGGTGATTTTGGAGGATGGCTGGGGGCTCGTAAGGTCTTCAAATACTCAACCAGTCCTTGTATTAAGGTTTGAAGCGATAAGCGGGCAAGCGCTGGAGAGGATAAAAGAGATGGTGATGAATGACCTTTCTATGATTATGAAGGAGTATAAAACTAAGAATTAA
- a CDS encoding DUF72 domain-containing protein, with amino-acid sequence MGDILIGTSGFSFDDWIGEVYPTGIKRHEMLPYYERVLGFKALEVNFTYYTMPSKRTMESFVKRTSRDFSFAVKAYKGMTHERTEMLKGQFKIFKDGVSPLGDNLKALLFQFPYAFLPDSHNIDYLKLLREEFYGIEVVVEFRNVKWLQDRYMETLKDLSFGYCVVDEPKIKGLVPFSPVLTSRIGYFRFHGRNRAWFGEPVDVRYDYLYTEKELKEFVSPIKDIAGNASETFVFFNNCHAGKAVKNAQMLMEMLKKRV; translated from the coding sequence ATGGGAGATATTCTGATAGGTACAAGTGGTTTTTCATTTGATGACTGGATAGGCGAGGTATATCCAACAGGAATCAAAAGGCATGAAATGCTCCCGTATTATGAGCGTGTTTTGGGTTTTAAGGCCCTTGAGGTCAATTTTACGTATTATACTATGCCTTCAAAAAGAACAATGGAATCTTTTGTGAAAAGGACTTCAAGGGATTTCTCTTTTGCGGTAAAGGCATACAAAGGTATGACTCATGAGAGGACAGAGATGCTTAAAGGGCAGTTTAAAATTTTTAAGGATGGTGTCAGTCCCCTCGGTGACAACTTAAAGGCATTACTATTTCAGTTCCCCTATGCATTTCTTCCAGATAGTCACAACATAGATTATTTGAAGTTATTGCGGGAAGAGTTTTACGGTATTGAAGTGGTTGTGGAGTTTAGAAATGTAAAATGGTTACAGGACAGGTACATGGAAACCCTGAAGGATTTATCCTTTGGGTATTGTGTTGTAGATGAACCAAAGATCAAAGGTCTTGTGCCTTTTTCTCCCGTTCTTACCTCCAGGATAGGTTATTTCCGTTTTCATGGGAGAAACAGGGCATGGTTTGGTGAACCGGTTGATGTAAGGTATGATTATTTATATACAGAGAAGGAACTTAAGGAATTTGTTTCACCGATAAAAGATATTGCGGGAAATGCCTCTGAGACATTTGTCTTTTTTAACAACTGTCATGCAGGCAAGGCGGTGAAGAACGCACAGATGCTTATGGAGATGTTGAAGAAAAGGGTATAG